TGAGCAGTGCCGGCGCCGACGCCGGGTCGCCGATCTCGCCCAGGGCCCGGGCCGCCACGATCCGCACCTCGGGATCGCGGTCGCGCAGCAGCAGTCGCTCCAGCTCGCTTCGCGGCGCGTGCTCACCCAGCAGCCCCAGCAGCTCAGCCGACCGCGCCCGCCGCACCGCGCCGCGCGCACCCAGGCGCCGGGTCAGCCGCGCGATCGTGCCCCGCCGGTCGAGCAGGTCGACGAGCACCTCGCGCGCCTCACCCCGCAGCTTGCGCACCATCGAGACGACGATGGGCTCGAGCGCCGCCCAGGTGGTGGCGTCGAGCTGGAGCAGCGTCGCGAGGTGCTCCTGGTCGATGTCGTCGTCGACCACGAGTGCGACGAGCAGCTGGCGGTGGGGTTCGGCGAGCGCCCGGGAGCGGCGGTGGGCCCGCTCGCGCAGCCCGCGACGGGCCACGATCGCCAACGCCAGCAGCAGGCACAGGCCGGCGATCGCCGTGCCCGCGACGGCGAACAGCGCCGCTGCGGTCACGACGTACTGCGCGCGAGCACCGCCTGCACCCGGCTGAGCAGCTCGCGGGGGCTGAAGGGCTTCACGACGTAGTCGTCGGCACCGAGGGAGAAGCCGGACTCGACGTCGGACTCCTGGGCCTTGGCGGTCAGCAGGATGACGCGGGTGGCGCCCACCTCCTCGTGGCCGCGCACCTCCTGCAGCACCTGACGGCCGCTGCGCCCAGGCATCATCACGTCGAGCACGGCGAGGTCGGGCCGGTGCTGCAGCACCTGCGCTAGCGCGTCGTCGCCGTCCGCCGCCGTGAGCACCGTGAAGCCCGCGGCCTGCAGCTTGAAGGCCACGAGCTCGCGGATGTCTCGGTCGTCGTCGGCGACGAGCACGGTGGTCACGGCAGCCTCCGTGGCTGGTGGAGGGGGCGGCCCGCTGCCGTCCCGCAGGTGCTGTGTCGGCTGGTTCTCGACCGACCTTAAGCCGAACGGGTGACATGACAGCGCCCCCGCCACGCTCAGCGTTGCGGGGGCGCCTGGTCGCCGCAGCTCAGGGGCCCGCGTGCGCGCCAGCGTCAGTCGTCGTCGCCCTTGCCCGGCACCGGCGTCGTCTTCTGCACCTGCATGAGGAACTCGGTGTTGCTGCGGGTGTCCTTCAGCCGCGACATGAGCAGCTCCAGCGCCTGGACGGAGTCGAGCCCCGAGAGCACCCGGCGCAGCTTCCAGATGACCTGCAGCTCCTCGCGCCCGAGCAGGATCTCCTCGCGCCGTGTGCCCGAGGGGTTGACGTCGACCGCCGGGAAGAGGCGCTTGTCGGCCAGGCGGCGGTCGAGCCGCAGCTCCATGTTGCCGGTGCCCTTGAACTCCTCGAAGATCACCTCGTCCATCTTCGAGCCCGTCTCGACGAGCGCGGTGGCGAGGATCGTCAGCGAGCCGCCGTCCTCGATGTTGCGCGCGGCGCCGAAGAACCGCTTGGGCGGGTACAGCGCGCTGGAGTCGACACCACCGGACAGGATGCGCCCGCTCGCCGGGGCCGCGAGGTTGTAGGCGCGACCCAGGCGGGTGATCGAGTCGAGCAGCACGACGACGTCGTTGCCGAGCTCGACCAGCCGCTTCGCCCGCTCGATCGCCAGCTCGGCCACCGCCGTGTGGTCGTCGGCCGGACGGTCGAAGGTCGAGGCGATGACCTCGCCCTTCACCGTGCGCTGCATGTCGGTGACCTCCTCGGGCCGCTCGTCGACGAGCACGACCATGAGGTGGGCCTCGGGGTTGTTCTTCGTGATGGCGTTGGCGATCGCCTGCAGCACCAGGGTCTTGCCGGCCTTGGGCGGAGAGACGATGAGGCCGCGCTGGCCCTTGCCGATCGGCGAGACCAGGTCGATGATCCGCGTCGTCAGGATGCCGGGATCGGTCTCCAGGCGCAGCCGCTCCTGGGGGTACAGCGGAGTCAGCTTGCCGAACTCCAGGCGCTGCTTGGCCTGCTCCGGCGACATCCCGTTGACCGTGTCGAGTCGCACCAGGGCATTGAACTTGTTGTGCCGGCCCTGACCCTGGTGGTCGCCCTCGTGCGGCTGCCGGACGGCGCCGGTGACGGCGTCACCCTTGCGCAGGCCGTACTTCTTGACCTGGCCCAGCGAGACGTACACGTCGTTCGGGCCGGGCAGGTAGCCCGACGTGCGGACGAACGCGTAGCTGTCGAGGACGTCGAGGATGCCGCCCACCGGCAGCAGCACGTCGTCGTCGGTGACCTCCGGCTCGTCCAGGCCCGGGCCACCCTCGGCGCCGCGCCCCCGGCGCTTGCGGTCGCGGTAGCGGCCCCGGCGACGGCGGCCGCCACCCTCCTCGTCGTCCTCGAACCGGCCGCTGTGGCGGTCAGGCTCGCGGTCGTTCTGAGCGCGGTCGTTCTGAGCGCGGTCGTTCTGAGCGCGGTCGTTCTGAGCGCNGCGCTCCTGCTGACGCTCCTGCTGACGCTCCTGCTGACGCTCCTGCTGACGCTCCTGCTGGCGCTCCTGCTGACGCTCCTGCTGGCGCTCCTGCTGACGCTCCTGCTGGCGCTCCTGCTGGCGCTCCTGCTGGCGCGGGCCACCGCGACTGCTCTGGCGCTCGCGCCGCGGTGCCCGCTCGGCCACCTCACCCTGCGCGGCGCCCTCGGGCTCCCGCGCCTGCGGCGCCTCCGGAGACTGCGGAGACTGCGGAGACTGCGGCGACTGCGGCGACTGCGGCTCGGTCGGCGCCTCGCTGCGCTGCGGCGCGGCCGGCGGGGTCTGGGCCGGGGCCTCGGTGCGCTTCTCAGCTCGCGCTGCAGCGGGTCCGCCGCGCCGCTCGGAGATCGCGGCGATCAGGTCGCTCTTGCGCATCTTGGCGATGCCGCTGATGCCGAGGTCGGCGGCCATCGCCTGCAGCTCGGGCAGGCGCTTGCCGCTCAGGCCGCCGCTGCGAGCGGGGCGAGACGCGGAGCCGGCCTCGGACGACGCGTCAGCGCTCGGCGCGACGCGTTCGGTGGTTTCGGTCAAGGAACCCTTCTCCCCTCGTCGTGACCGGCAGATCGGTCACGGTGTCGCCACCCGGCGCTGCTGCCTGGGTGGGGTCGTCGCCGCTCTCGGTACCGCCAGCCCACAGCCTCAAGGGAACCGCACGAGGCGGTGAGGTGATGGGCTCGCGGAGGCACGTCCCTCGAAGGGACGAACGGAGGTGGCGGCTGCGTCGGCATCCGGAAGGCGGGGAGCGCGCCGGAGCCGGGACGCGCAGTCACGATAACACCAGCCGTGCCGAGCCGTCGTGGCCTCCCGCACGCCTGTCGCGGGCGTGTCGGTACTTCAGCCGACCGTCGCGGCGCCCGGTCCGCCGACGTCCGGTGTCAGGCACTGCCAGCCTGGTCCAGCCGCCGTGGCGCTGTGCTGCCGGTGAGAGTCGAGCCGGGCGGACGTGGTCAGCACGAGCACGCTCGGCCCGGCCCCCGACACCACGGCGGCCAGGCCGTCGCGGCGCAGTCGCTCGACCAGCGCGATGGTCTCGGGCATGGCCGCGGCGCGCTGGCGCTGGTGCAGCCGGTCGTGCGTCGCGGGCAGCAGCAGGCTGGGCTCGGTCGTCAGCGCGTGCACCAGCAGCGCGGTGCGCGCGACGTTCACGGCGGCGTCCTCGTGGCTGACGCTGGCCGGGAGCACCGACCTGGCCTGGTGCGTCGCCAGCCGGGTGGTGGGCACGAGCAGCACAGCGGCGACGTCCGGATGCACTGCGAGCCTCACGGCGTCCGGCTCCTCGACCGGCCCCCAGGCGATCGTCAGGCCGCCGAGCAGGGCGGCGGCGGCGTTGTCGGGGTGGCCCTCGAGCTGGGTGGCCGCGCGCAGCAGCAGGTGGTCGTCGAGCGCATCGGCGCCCACGAGGTCACGGCCGGCGACCAGACCCCCCACCACCGCGGCGGCGGACGATCCCAGGCCACGACCGTGGGGAATCGCGTTGCGGCACACCAGGTGCAACCCCGACGGCTGGGGCGCACCCGCGACGTCGAAGGCGTGCCGGATCGCCCGGACGACGAGGTGCCGCTCCCCCGCGCCGGCCAGCTCGTCGGCGCCCTCGCCGCTCACCTCGACCACGACGTCGGGCCGCTCGAGCACCTCGACGCTGATCTCGTCGTGGATGCCGAGCGCCAGCCCGAGGCAGTCGAATCCCGGCCCCAGGTTGGCACTCGTCGCACCCACGCGCACGCGGGTTCTCGCACGCCCGGGCACGTCAGCCCTCGAGGCCGAGGGCCGCCGCCGCGGAGATCGCGTCGACGGGCACCCGCACCGGCTGGACGTCGGAGCCGTCGAGGGTGCGCAGCGCCCACTGCGGGTCCTTCAGCCCGTGACCGGTGACGGTGCAGACCACC
This is a stretch of genomic DNA from Angustibacter sp. Root456. It encodes these proteins:
- a CDS encoding response regulator transcription factor, with the protein product MTTVLVADDDRDIRELVAFKLQAAGFTVLTAADGDDALAQVLQHRPDLAVLDVMMPGRSGRQVLQEVRGHEEVGATRVILLTAKAQESDVESGFSLGADDYVVKPFSPRELLSRVQAVLARSTS
- the rho gene encoding transcription termination factor Rho; the protein is AQNDRAQNDRAQNDRAQNDREPDRHSGRFEDDEEGGGRRRRGRYRDRKRRGRGAEGGPGLDEPEVTDDDVLLPVGGILDVLDSYAFVRTSGYLPGPNDVYVSLGQVKKYGLRKGDAVTGAVRQPHEGDHQGQGRHNKFNALVRLDTVNGMSPEQAKQRLEFGKLTPLYPQERLRLETDPGILTTRIIDLVSPIGKGQRGLIVSPPKAGKTLVLQAIANAITKNNPEAHLMVVLVDERPEEVTDMQRTVKGEVIASTFDRPADDHTAVAELAIERAKRLVELGNDVVVLLDSITRLGRAYNLAAPASGRILSGGVDSSALYPPKRFFGAARNIEDGGSLTILATALVETGSKMDEVIFEEFKGTGNMELRLDRRLADKRLFPAVDVNPSGTRREEILLGREELQVIWKLRRVLSGLDSVQALELLMSRLKDTRSNTEFLMQVQKTTPVPGKGDDD
- the thrB gene encoding homoserine kinase; this translates as MGATSANLGPGFDCLGLALGIHDEISVEVLERPDVVVEVSGEGADELAGAGERHLVVRAIRHAFDVAGAPQPSGLHLVCRNAIPHGRGLGSSAAAVVGGLVAGRDLVGADALDDHLLLRAATQLEGHPDNAAAALLGGLTIAWGPVEEPDAVRLAVHPDVAAVLLVPTTRLATHQARSVLPASVSHEDAAVNVARTALLVHALTTEPSLLLPATHDRLHQRQRAAAMPETIALVERLRRDGLAAVVSGAGPSVLVLTTSARLDSHRQHSATAAGPGWQCLTPDVGGPGAATVG